A region of the Thermanaerothrix sp. genome:
AGGACGTGCCCACCATGGTGCACATGGGCTTCGCCCAGCTGGGCCTTGCGGGCTACGACGTGATCCTTGAATCCGGCGCCCGGGTGGCGGACATGCTGGACACGGGGCTTTGCCGCTGCCGCATGGTCCTGGCGGGGCCTCCTTCCGCCCGGGAGCTGCTCATAAACCCCCATGGGACGAGGCAGCTTAAGGTGGCCACCAAGTACGTAAACACCGCGGAAAAGGTGCTCCCCGAGAGGGGGATGAAGGCGCTTACGGTGCCCATGCACGGCTCCGTGGAGATAGCCCCGGCGCTTGGCATATCGGACATCATAATGGACATAGTCCAGACCGGCTCCACCCTAAGGGCCAACGGCCTGGTGGAGCTGGAGCAGATATTCCCCGTGACCGTACGCCTCATAGGACACCCCGGCGCCCTTGAAACCCGCTGGGGCGAGATAAGCCAAACCCTAAGGGCCATAAGAAAAGGAGTGAAGGGCCTATGATAGCGTCGGTGGAACGGACCACCCGGGAGACCCGGGTGGCGTTGACCCTCAAGCACCCGGGGGAAGGCCGCTTTGAGGCGGAAATGGAACGCTCGTTTCTCACCCACATGCTGGAGGCCCTGTGCCTAAACTGCCCCATGGACCTCCTAGGCGGCGCCGAAGGGGACACCCAGGTGGACATGCACCACCTTACGGAGGACGTGGGGATCGTCATGGGCCAGTGCCTCTTGAAGGTATGGCCCGCAAAGCCCCGACGCCGCTACGGCTGGTGCGTGCTTCCCATGGACGAGTCGCTGGTAAGGGCGGCGGTGGACCTCTCGGGAAGACCCGGGGCTTACTTCTCAGGCCCCCTCCCCAGGGGCAGGATCGGGGCCTTCGACTCGGAGCTCACCTTCGAGTTCTTCCGGGCCCTGGCGGTGGAAGCTCGCATGACCCTGCATTTGGACGTGCTTAAGTGCTCCAACCTGCACCACGGGGTGGAGGCGTGCTTCAAGGCCGTGGGCAGGGCCCTGGGTGAGGCCTTGAAGCCCGGACGCAACATGAGCACCAAGGGGGTGACGGAGGTTTGATAGGGATCGTGGACTACCGGGCGGGCAACCTGGCAAACCTTCAAAGGGCCCTCTCAAGGATAGGATTTGACTCCCGGGTGCTGGCAACCCCCGAAGAAGCTAAGCCCCGGGACGTAGGGGTTCTGTTCCTCCCAGGCGTGGGCTCCTTCGGCGCCGCTTCCAGATGGCTTGAGGAATCCCGATGGAGCATAGGGCTCCTGGACTGGGTTGAATCGGGGCTGCCCCTCATAGGCATATGCCTTGGCATGCAGCTCATGTTCCAAAGGAGCCTGGAGGACGGGGACAACCGGGGGCTTGGGATATTCCGTGGCACCGTGGAGCCCTTCCGGGGGCGGCGGCTCATCCACATGGGATGGGAGCGGGTGAGCTGGCTCCACTCACCCCCCGCCGACGATGGCGCCTTCTACTTCGTGCACCGCTACTGCTGCGTTGAATCGGAGGACATCTGGGGATCATGCGCCCCCGAAGGCTCCCAAGGTTTCGTGGCCGCCGCAAGACGGGGCAGCGCCATGGGGTTTCAGTTCCACCCGGAACGGAGCGGACAGGGGGGGCTTAGGCTTTTGGAGAACGTCATCAAGGAGGTGGCAGGAGGTTGGAGCTGATCCCCGCCGTAGACCTTTACGGAGGCAACGTGGTGCGGCTCACCGAAGGGCGGTTCGAAAGGGCAACCATATATCCACTGGATCTTTCCTCCCTGGGGGAGAGGTTCCTTCGGGATGGGGCCCAGTGGGTTCACGTGGTGGACCTGGAGGGGGCAAAGATGGGGGAGCCGAAACACCTAAAGGCCCTGAGGGCCCTCAAGTCCCTTGGGCTCAAGGTGCAGTTCGGCGGGGGCTTGAGGTCCGTGGATTGGTGCTTAAGAGCCCTTGACGCCGGGGCGGACCGGGTAATGGTTGGAAGCGCCCTCTTCGACGCCTCCAAGGCGCCGGAGGACTTCTCAAAGGCCCTGGGGGAAGCCCTGGTGGCGGCGGTGGACCACCGGGGCGGCAAGGTCTGCGTAAGGGGATGGACCCAGGAGACCGACATAACCGTGGACCGGGCCCTGGAGGATCTGTCCGCCCAGGGGGTGTCCCTATTCCTAGTCACCTGTGCGGAAAGGGACGGGACCTTGGAAGGGCCGGACCTTAACACCTACAGCAGGATATGCCAAAGGCACCAGGTCATCGCCGCGGGAGGCATAAGGGACCCAAAGGACCTTAAGGCCCTCAAGGCCTGCGGGGCCGTGGGCGCCGTGGCGGGAAAGGCCCTTTACGAAGGTGGCCTTGACATACGGGAGGCGATGGAGGTGCTCAAATGGGGATGATCAGGATAATCCCTTGCCTTGACGTGAAGGACGGCCGGGTGGTCAAGGGGGTTGGCTTCGAGGGCCTTAAGGACTCGGGGGACCCGGCGGAGATGGGGGAAAGGTACTGCCTTGAAGGGGCGGACGAGCTGGTGTTCCTGGACATCACCGCCTCCTACGAGGCCAGGAGCACCAGGCTGGAGTGGGTTCTCAACGTGGCCAAGGTCATGACCATACCCTTCAGCGTAGGAGGCGGCATATCAAGCGAGGACCAGGCGGTGGAACTGGTCCGCCTTGGGGCGGACAAGATAAGCGTCAACAGCGCCGCCGTGATGGACCCGGGCCTCATAGGCCGCTGCGCCCTAAGGCTTGGCAGCCAGGCGGTGGTGGTGGCGGTGGACGCCAAAAGGACCCAAGGCGGCTTCCGGGTTTTCATAAAAGGAGGGCGAGAGGACACCGGGATGGACATGGCGGAATGGGTCTCCCGTCTTGAGGGCCTAGGCGCCGGGGAGGTGCTGCTCACCTCCATAGACAGGGACGGCACCGCCCAGGGCTACGACCTTGAGATGATCCGCCTGGCCAGGGAGGCCACGAAGCTTCCCATAATAGCCTCCGGCGGGGCGGGGACGCCTAAGCACTTCGCCGAGGCCGCCGAGGCGGGGGCCGACGGGCTCTTGGCGGCATCGGTGTTCCACTACGGCGCCATAAAGATACCGGAGCTGAAGGACATGCTAAAGGGGCTTGGAGTACCGGTCAGGATTTGATTTTTCTTTTTTTGATTTTTTAATTATGTTTTTAAGACTTGCATCGCCGGGAGGGGAGCAGGGTGGAGGACGTAAAGCTTAAGTTCGACCGAAGGGGGCTCATCCCCGTGGCGGTACAGAGCGTAAGAAGCGGAAGGCTCCTCATGCTGGCCTACGCAAACCAAGAGGCCCTGGAGAGGACCTTAAAGGGCGGCGAGGCATGGTTCTACAGCCGCTCAAGGGACGAACTATGGCACAAGGGGAAGACCAGCGGCAACGTGATGAAGGTCTTGGAGGTGCGGGTGGACTGCGACGGGGACGCGGTGATGTACCTGGTGGAGGAATCGGGCCCCGCCTGCCACACTGGCGAGAGCTCGTGCTTCCACCGGGTACTTTTCGGCCAGGGCGGGGAGGAGTGCCTCTTCCTGCACCGCCTGGAGGAGGTCATAGCCGAAAGGGCCTTTGGGGAGGACGAGACGAGCTACACCCGAAGGCTTCTCGAGGCGGGCCCTCAAAGGGCGGCCCAAAAGGTGGGGGAGGAGGCGGTTGAGACCGCCATAGCCCTGGCAACGGGGGACGCCGAAAGGGCCGTGGAGGAGGCGGCGGACCTCCTTTACCACCTTCTGGTGGCCCTTAAAAGCCGGGATATCCCGCTTAACCGGGTCTTAAAGCGTCTTGCGGAACGCCACAGGGACCGGGCCTGAAAAGCCTCACTCCTCGAAGTCCCAGGCCTCCTCGGACACCTTTAGCTGCCCTATCTTCTCCTCAAAGCCAAACACCGTGGAGTCTATGGCGTTTATCTCCCTGTCCACCTGGTCAAGGCCCTCTATGGAGTAGCCCTCCGGCAGGCGGTTGGCGTAGCGCTTAACCTTAAGCAGCGCCTGCAGGTAGTTCCTCTCCTCCCGGCGCAGCGCCTCCGCCAGGTCAAGGGCGTGGGGCGTCCCGTGCTTTACGAACAGATGAGCCGCCGCTATGTTGGCGGTGACGGACATCTCGTCGAACCAAAGGTCGCCTAAGGCCCGTTTGAGCCTCCGGCGGGCCTTGGGATCCTTCACGAAGTTCACGGTCCTGTTTATGAGGTACATGGTCTCCTGGATCTCACCTAGCACCGACTCGTACTCCCGCTTGGGTAAAGAGCACGACGCCACCACCCTGGCCTCCTCCTCGTAGGTGCGCTCCTTCCTAAGAAGCATCCCCACCGAGGGGCGCACCTCTATCCTGGCGGGCTCCTTTGGAGCTACGAGCAGCTTCATGTAAAGCCGCTCGGTGTCGTAGTCCGGGTGTTCGCAGCGGCTCTTTGGTATGAAGGTCACGTAGCCGGTCTCGAAGAAACCCCTCCGCCCCGCCCGACCCGCCATCTGGAGGAACTCGTTCTTGCTCAAGGGACCGTCGAAGTACTTGGCCATCTGGGCGAACACCACGGTCTCCGCCGGCAGGTTCACCCCAAGGGATAAAGCGTCGGTGCCCACCACCACGTCCAAAACCCGTTCCCTGAAGGCCATCTCCACCAACAGCTTCTCCTTGGGCAGGAGGCTGCCGTAGTAGATGCCCACGCCCTTCAGCAGCACGTCGGGCACCTGATCCACCTCAAGTATGTGGGCCATCTCCCTGAGCCTGGCCCGGTCTTCCCGGGGGATGCGCTTGCGGGTCCTGGCTATCTCCCGGGCGGTGTACTCAACCCCCTTCCTGGAGAAGGCGAACACCAAAGCGTCGTGGATCTGGGAGAACTTCACCCCCTTGCGGCGGAACACCAGGTCGGTGACCCGTTCGGAGGTCTCGAAGAGCACGAAGTCCCTCTGGGCCATCTCCTCCAGGTACTCCTTCACGGCGCTGGGGTTCCCGAAGGTGGCGGACATGACCAGCAGCCTGGAGTCCCGGTGGGTGCCCCTTATGCCGTCTATGTACGCCCTGGCCCGCTCGGAGTCCCCGAAGATGAAGTGGAACTCGTCCACCACCACCATCTGGTTGGGTCTTGCCGAGTACTTCAGGGTGTATATCTCCTGGGTGCAGCAAAGCACCGGGGCGTCGGAGTTCTTCTTGAAATCCCCGGTCTCCAGCCCCACGTCGAAGCCCATGCCCTTAAGGTCCAGGTACCTCTCGTTGGACAGGGCCTTTATGGGGGCGGTGAATATGACCCTGCCCTTCGGAAGGTTCGCCCGCCCCTCACGGTCCATGAGCCCCGCCCAGC
Encoded here:
- the hisG gene encoding ATP phosphoribosyltransferase; the protein is MLTLALPTGRSLQDCVSLLKRSRLAPQDLKGDQRELEILTERLRLILVKPQDVPTMVHMGFAQLGLAGYDVILESGARVADMLDTGLCRCRMVLAGPPSARELLINPHGTRQLKVATKYVNTAEKVLPERGMKALTVPMHGSVEIAPALGISDIIMDIVQTGSTLRANGLVELEQIFPVTVRLIGHPGALETRWGEISQTLRAIRKGVKGL
- a CDS encoding imidazoleglycerol-phosphate dehydratase produces the protein MIASVERTTRETRVALTLKHPGEGRFEAEMERSFLTHMLEALCLNCPMDLLGGAEGDTQVDMHHLTEDVGIVMGQCLLKVWPAKPRRRYGWCVLPMDESLVRAAVDLSGRPGAYFSGPLPRGRIGAFDSELTFEFFRALAVEARMTLHLDVLKCSNLHHGVEACFKAVGRALGEALKPGRNMSTKGVTEV
- the hisH gene encoding imidazole glycerol phosphate synthase subunit HisH, coding for MIGIVDYRAGNLANLQRALSRIGFDSRVLATPEEAKPRDVGVLFLPGVGSFGAASRWLEESRWSIGLLDWVESGLPLIGICLGMQLMFQRSLEDGDNRGLGIFRGTVEPFRGRRLIHMGWERVSWLHSPPADDGAFYFVHRYCCVESEDIWGSCAPEGSQGFVAAARRGSAMGFQFHPERSGQGGLRLLENVIKEVAGGWS
- a CDS encoding 1-(5-phosphoribosyl)-5-[(5-phosphoribosylamino)methylideneamino] imidazole-4-carboxamide isomerase, translating into MELIPAVDLYGGNVVRLTEGRFERATIYPLDLSSLGERFLRDGAQWVHVVDLEGAKMGEPKHLKALRALKSLGLKVQFGGGLRSVDWCLRALDAGADRVMVGSALFDASKAPEDFSKALGEALVAAVDHRGGKVCVRGWTQETDITVDRALEDLSAQGVSLFLVTCAERDGTLEGPDLNTYSRICQRHQVIAAGGIRDPKDLKALKACGAVGAVAGKALYEGGLDIREAMEVLKWG
- the hisF gene encoding imidazole glycerol phosphate synthase subunit HisF, whose protein sequence is MGMIRIIPCLDVKDGRVVKGVGFEGLKDSGDPAEMGERYCLEGADELVFLDITASYEARSTRLEWVLNVAKVMTIPFSVGGGISSEDQAVELVRLGADKISVNSAAVMDPGLIGRCALRLGSQAVVVAVDAKRTQGGFRVFIKGGREDTGMDMAEWVSRLEGLGAGEVLLTSIDRDGTAQGYDLEMIRLAREATKLPIIASGGAGTPKHFAEAAEAGADGLLAASVFHYGAIKIPELKDMLKGLGVPVRI
- the hisIE gene encoding bifunctional phosphoribosyl-AMP cyclohydrolase/phosphoribosyl-ATP diphosphatase HisIE — its product is MEDVKLKFDRRGLIPVAVQSVRSGRLLMLAYANQEALERTLKGGEAWFYSRSRDELWHKGKTSGNVMKVLEVRVDCDGDAVMYLVEESGPACHTGESSCFHRVLFGQGGEECLFLHRLEEVIAERAFGEDETSYTRRLLEAGPQRAAQKVGEEAVETAIALATGDAERAVEEAADLLYHLLVALKSRDIPLNRVLKRLAERHRDRA
- a CDS encoding helicase-related protein, whose product is MELMEDGAGGFYPWQERAYEAIRDRNGILSAPTGSGKTWVAYRWAGLMDREGRANLPKGRVIFTAPIKALSNERYLDLKGMGFDVGLETGDFKKNSDAPVLCCTQEIYTLKYSARPNQMVVVDEFHFIFGDSERARAYIDGIRGTHRDSRLLVMSATFGNPSAVKEYLEEMAQRDFVLFETSERVTDLVFRRKGVKFSQIHDALVFAFSRKGVEYTAREIARTRKRIPREDRARLREMAHILEVDQVPDVLLKGVGIYYGSLLPKEKLLVEMAFRERVLDVVVGTDALSLGVNLPAETVVFAQMAKYFDGPLSKNEFLQMAGRAGRRGFFETGYVTFIPKSRCEHPDYDTERLYMKLLVAPKEPARIEVRPSVGMLLRKERTYEEEARVVASCSLPKREYESVLGEIQETMYLINRTVNFVKDPKARRRLKRALGDLWFDEMSVTANIAAAHLFVKHGTPHALDLAEALRREERNYLQALLKVKRYANRLPEGYSIEGLDQVDREINAIDSTVFGFEEKIGQLKVSEEAWDFEE